One window of the Eucalyptus grandis isolate ANBG69807.140 chromosome 6, ASM1654582v1, whole genome shotgun sequence genome contains the following:
- the LOC104449255 gene encoding probable LRR receptor-like serine/threonine-protein kinase At3g47570: MDLSCRVVVHYFIYVHIIYFNDLFITSCLASISTHFLGLGVTKLARMSSAEFQSRHLLLAIALALCFNQVFCTTNETDRLALLAFKAGIIEDPFDVVNSWNDSIGFCQWYGVTCSRRHQRVTVLDLRSHGLSGSISPHIGNLSFLRELRLQNNSFSHEIPTQVGQLRRLRILLLANNSFVGEIPKNISICSNLVSLVLQFNQLIGEIPTEIGSLSKLRFFSLYSNNITGIVPLSIGNLSSLEFLSLTLNNLGGSIPQVLGHLTNLQVFAFGGNKLSGTIPSSLLNLSSLVQFDAGNNRLQGTLPTGIGLKLLDLEFFSVLGNQLEGPIPPSISNCTKLDKLQLGDNKFSGKVPSFENLHRLSWLQVYINQLGSGKPEDLSFLCSVTNSTKLQYVGIHGNKFGGVIPKCIANLSTTLTIFTSSENQISGEIPEEIGNFVNLRLLAMGLNPFSGVIPSKLGNLQNLAMLHLSYSNLVGTIPSFWGNLTKLIQLYLDGNNFHGQIPPHLSDCQSLNLLDLSNNNLSGAIPPQLIGLSSLAIILNLSYNHLTGVLPIEVANLRALTALDISDNLLVGEIPTSLGDCTTLTILRMGGNLFHGSIPQSVESLGSIEELDLSRNNLSGQIPEFLEVFHFLKLLNLSYNNFEGMLPHEGVFKNTTGTSIIGNNKLCGGLPDFHLPNCVAKSSNGRKINIVLLSTSITFGALGIALILAFIYLCWLKKKVNEPISSSMDDSCPNISYRVLLKATNGFSSTNLIGVGSFGSVYRGKLEDNGIVVAVKVLHLVRHGALKSFIVECETLKTIRHRNLLKILTVCSGSDYQGNDFKALVYQFMENGSLERWLHSNAALSHGNKLPRNLNFIQRINIAIDVASALDYLHHQCHIPIVHCDLKPSNILLNAKMVAHVGDFGLAKFLLGSSIDIVASQMSSMGLRGTIGYAPPEYAMGCEVSREGDVYSYGILLLELFTGLSPTNDTFKDNLTLHNFVAKALPERVLEITDNILLEEIESHLGPFDPRHCLLESHGTIQECLAMAYNVGVVCSYEVPRRRMSIGGVANQLHQIREKLFALGLSGEDARLTV, from the exons ATGGACCTTTCATGCAGAGTAGTAGTTCATTACTTTATTTATGTCCATATTATCTACTTCAACGATCTCTTCATTACTTCTTGCCTTGCTTCCATATCAACCCACTTCCTTGGGCTTGGAGTCACGAAACTCGCAAGGATGAGTTCTGCAGAGTTTCAATCCCGCCACTTGCTTCTTGCTATTGCTCTTGCGCTGTGCTTTAACCAAGTCTTTTGCACCACCAACGAAACGGACAGACTAGCGCTACTCGCATTTAAGGCCGGCATCATTGAAGATCCTTTCGATGTGGTCAACTCATGGAATGATAGTATTGGGTTTTGCCAGTGGTATGGTGTTACATGCAGCCGGCGACACCAGAGGGTCACGGTCCTGGATTTGCGATCACATGGACTCTCTGGATCAATCTCTCCTCATATTGGGAATCTGAGCTTCTTAAGGGAATTACGACTCCAAAACAACAGTTTCAGTCATGAAATCCCTACACAAGTTGGCCAGTTACGCCGCCTTCGTATCTTACTACTAGCCAACAATTCATTTGTCGGAGAAATTCCCAAAAACATATCAATATGCTCTAACCTTGTCAGCCTTGTCCTTCAATTCAACCAACTAATCGGAGAAATTCCCACAGAAATTGGTTCATTATCAAAGCTGcggtttttttctttgtatagtAATAATATCACTGGGATTGTGCCTTTGTCCATAGGAAACTTATCTTCATTGGAGTTCCTTTCTTTAACTCTGAACAACCTAGGCGGGAGTATTCCGCAAGTTCTAGGCCACTTGACAAACTTGCAAGTCTTTGCCTTCGGAGGAAACAAATTGTCGGGTACAATTCCATCTTCTTTACTTAATCTCTCTTCGCTAGTTCAATTTGATGCTGGAAACAACCGACTACAGGGGACTCTACCTACAGGCATAGGCCTCAAGCTCCtagatcttgaattttttagcGTTCTTGGGAACCAACTTGAGGGGCCTATTCCTCCCTCAATATCAAATTGCACAAAGCTAGATAAGCTTCaacttggagataacaaattttcagGGAAAGTACCTTCTTTCGAGAATTTGCATAGGCTTAGTTGGCTTCAAGTCTATATTAATCAGCTTGGCAGTGGAAAACCTGAAGACTTGAGCTTCCTTTGCTCGGTAACTAATAGCACCAAATTACAGTATGTGGGCATTCATGGGAACAAGTTTGGTGGGGTGATACCAAAATGCATAGCTAATTTATCCACCACTCTCACAATATTTACTTCAAGTGAGAATCAAATATCTGGTGAGATTCCAGAAGAAATTGGGAATTTTGTCAACTTGAGATTATTGGCTATGGGTCTCAACCCATTTTCAGGTGTTATTCCCTCAAAGTTGGGGAATCTACAAAATCTAGCAATGCTGCACTTAAGTTATAGCAACCTGGTAGGGACTATCCCATCTTTTTGGGGAAATCTAACCAAGTTGATTCAACTATATCTTGATGGGAACAACTTTCATGGGCAAATTCCTCCGCATCTATCAGATTGCCAATCTCTTAATTTGCTTGACCTGTCTAATAACAATTTGAGTGGTGCCATACCCCCACAACTTATAGGTCTCTCATCATTAGCGATCATACTGAACTTGTCTTATAACCATTTGACTGGGGTTCTACCCATAGAAGTTGCCAACTTGAGAGCTTTGACTGCTTTGGATATCTCAGACAATTTGTTGGTAGGTGAAATTCCAACTAGTTTAGGTGATTGCACTACATTGACAATACTAAGGATGGGGGGCAACCTCTTCCACGGTTCAATTCCTCAATCAGTTGAATCCTTAGGAAGTATTGAAGAACTAGATCTTTCACGCAACAACTTGTCTGGTCAAATTCCAGAATTCTTAGAGGTATTTCATTTCTTGAAACTTTTGAATCTATCGTACAATAATTTTGAAGGCATGTTGCCACATGAAGGAGTCTTTAAAAATACTACTGGTACCTCTATTATTGGGAACAATAAGCTCTGTGGCGGACTACCAGACTTTCACCTACCCAATTGCGTGGCCAAAAGTTCCAATGGGAGAAAGATCAACATAGTGTTATTGTCCACTTCCATTACTTTTGGAGCTCTTGGAATAGCACTTATTTTAGCTTTTATATATCTTTgttggttgaagaagaaagtaaatgaaCCAATTTCAAGTTCAATGGATGATTCATGTCCAAACATATCTTATCGAGTACTCCTAAAAGCAACCAATGGTTTTTCTTCAACGAATTTGATTGGTGTTGGAAGCTTTGGTTCTGTTTATAGGGGGAAACTTGAAGACAATGGAATTGTTGTTGCTGTAAAGGTGCTTCATTTAGTTCGTCATGGTGCTTTGAAAAGCTTTATAGTCGAGTGTGAGACATTAAAGACTATTAGACATcgaaatcttttgaagatatTGACAGTTTGCTCGGGTAGTGACtatcaaggaaatgattttaAGGCGTTAGTCTATCAATTCATGGAAAATGGAAGCCTAGAGCGGTGGCTCCACTCGAATGCAGCATTATCTCATGGGAACAAGCTCCCGAGAAACTTAAATTTCATTCAGAGGATAAATATCGCCATTGATGTTGCTTCTGCACTGGATTATCTTCATCACCAGTGCCATATCCCCATCGTTCATTGTGATCTAAAACCAAGTAATATCCTTTTAAATGCTAAGATGGTTGCACATGTTGGCGACTTTGGACTGGCGAAATTCCTTCTTGGATCATCCATTGATATTGTGGCTAGTCAAATGAGCTCAATGGGTCTTAGAGGGACAATTGGTTATGCTCCACctg AATATGCAATGGGGTGCGAGGTTTCACGAGAAGGTGACGTCTATAGTTACGGCATTCTCTTATTGGAGCTGTTCACAGGGTTGAGTCCCACCAATGACACATTTAAAGACAATTTAACTCTTCATAATTTCGTTGCAAAAGCTTTGCCAGAGCGAGTGCTTGAAATTACAGACAACATTTTGCTTGAAGAAATAGAGAGCCATTTGGGCCCCTTTGATCCTAGGCATTGCCTTCTTGAAAGCCATGGCACAATTCAAGAGTGTTTGGCTATGGCGTATAATGTTGGAGTTGTTTGTTCTTACGAAGTGCCTAGAAGACGGATGAGCATCGGAGGAGTTGCAAATCAGCTGCATCAAATTAGGGAGAAACTCTTTGCATTGGGTTTATCTGGAGAAGATGCACGCCTAACAGTTTAG
- the LOC104449243 gene encoding lecithin-cholesterol acyltransferase-like 1, producing the protein MANPPPRIPFVSSHDQDPTITGQSLSLRITTTKKGPKARAKALTQQMKNDRGSLLLAGVATGIIWAAAMLCACHARADLHPLVIVPGSGGNQLEARLTREYKSSSLLCSRLFPPVRDRDGWFRLWFEPSVLLAPFTQCFADRMSLYYDPGSDDYCNAPGVETRVNRFGSTESLLHLDPYLKQVTAYMATLVKSLQKVGYVDGKTLFGAPYDFRYGLAADGHPSRVGSKFLQDLKDLIEKATTSNKGKPVILLSHSLGGLFALQLLNRNSKPWLQRHIKHFIALSAPWGGAVDEVLTLASGNTLGVPLVDPLIVRGEQRSSESNLWLLPSPKVFDNEKPLVISPFANYTAHDIAQFLNDIGFPEGIRPYESRILPLVEGLAVPEVPVTCVFGSDMETPEKLIYRSKAKGFDEQPEVVYGDGDGTVNMASLLALESLWKENRKQPFKVVTIRGVSHTSILKEEIALQEIVQEIVNIHADHVGSSYVQR; encoded by the exons ATGGCGAATCCTCCACCACGCATCCCATTCGTCTCCTCCCATGATCAGGATCCCACCATCACTGgccagtctctctctctccgcatAACGACGACGAAGAAAGGGCCCAAGGCCAGAGCAAAAGCGCTGACCCAGCAGATGAAGAACGACCGCGGCTCGCTCCTCCTCGCCGGAGTAGCGACCGGAATCATCTGGGCGGCCGCGATGCTGTGCGCGTGCCACGCGAGGGCCGACCTCCACCCCCTGGTCATCGTCCCCGGGAGCGGCGGCAACCAGCTGGAGGCCCGGCTGACCAGGGAGTACAAGTCCTCCAGCTTGCTCTGCAGCCGGCTGTTCCCGCCGGTCCGGGACCGGGACGGCTGGTTCCGGCTGTGGTTCGAGCCCAGCGTGCTGCTCGCCCCGTTCACCCAGTGCTTCGCGGACCGGATGTCGCTGTACTACGACCCCGGATCGGACGACTACTGCAACGCCCCCGGGGTCGAGACCCGGGTGAATCGGTTCGGGTCCACAGAGTCGCTGCTGCACCTCGACCCCTATCTCAA GCAAGTCACAGCATACATGGCAACTCTAGTTAAATCCCTCCAAAAGGTTGGGTATGTCGACGGCAAAACCCTATTCGGAGCTCCTTACGACTTCCGGTACGGCTTAGCCGCCGACGGCCACCCGTCTCGCGTCGGCTCCAAGTTCTTACAAGACCTCAAGGACTTAATCGAGAAGGCTACCACATCCAATAAAGGCAAGCCGGTAATCCTTCTCTCACATAGCCTCGGAGGCCTCTTCGCCCTCCAACTTCTCAACCGAAACTCTAAACCGTGGCTTCAAAGGCACATCAAGCACTTCATTGCCCTCTCCGCCCCTTGGGGCGGCGCCGTCGACGAAGTGCTCACCCTCGCCTCCGGCAACACCCTCGGAGTTCCGTTGGTCGATCCATTGATAGTGCGCGGAGAGCAAAGGAGCTCCGAGAGCAATCTATGGCTCCTTCCATCCCCGAAAGTCTTCGACAATGAAAAGCCACTCGTGATCTCTCCATTTGCAAACTATACGGCTCACGACATTGCGCAGTTTCTAAACGATATCGGGTTTCCGGAAGGAATCCGACCATATGAGTCGAGGATCTTGCCTCTCGTAGAGGGATTGGCGGTCCCAGAGGTGCCGGTGACGTGCGTGTTCGGCTCGGACATGGAGACGCCGGAGAAGTTGATTTATCGGAGCAAGGCTAAGGGCTTTGACGAGCAACCGGAGGTGGTGTACGGCGATGGGGACGGCACGGTGAACATGGCGAGCTTGTTAGCGCTCGAGTCTTTGTGGAAGGAGAATCGGAAGCAGCCGTTCAAGGTGGTGACGATCCGCGGAGTTTCGCATACGTCGATATTGAAAGAAGAGATCGCGCTTCAGGAAATCGTTCAAGAGATCGTGAATATACATGCGGATCATGTCGGAAGCTCGTATGTGCAGAGATGA